Proteins from one Homalodisca vitripennis isolate AUS2020 chromosome 3, UT_GWSS_2.1, whole genome shotgun sequence genomic window:
- the LOC124356659 gene encoding piggyBac transposable element-derived protein 3-like, which translates to MADFLDNNWLQQLSLAEGFTVAEAVDVIENFVDDGNLDTSDVDIFIAPPENDILTDEDSGPEDEGGTINNLNGGQLSAPAEIRVRRLCNLVESSCTELQDKKHRTWIDGDMEAQKTLAFQAYNYSKFSSLSPVELFELFINNSVIELLVKNTNKYALFKNCPDPKVTEEEMKCFLAILLLSGYNELPGKKCYWDSGLDMKNEMVCQAMRRDRFIQIMRFLHCADNSETIPNDKMWKMRPLMNLLKCKCLDNFVPSEFLCFDESMVKYYGKHGCKQFLKGKPIRFGYKIWSLNTDTGYLINFEIFQGKNTTTNETYSKLFGKSAAPLVSMLDEIPQDELPYQLFFDNLFTSPALMKHLKDRGYGSTGTVRINRLPKDCPLSSKKDMQNESRGSFQCKIEKEDGIFVARWKDNSVVTVASTSYGIEPIASVKRFSQSEKKYLHIQQPFVIKQYNHHMGGTDLMDEDISTHRIGIRGKKWWWPLFTWLIDLGTTNAWRLLRLSGNKMTKLTFRREIVQCYLTRYKTPPALPGPSTSRKVFVAKNKNSLRYDGLHHYVIPTEKRRRCANRLCSSVGRTACKKCDVGLCVKCFENYHKLQ; encoded by the exons ATGGCTGATTTTCTTGACAACAATTGGTT GCAACAACTGTCACTGGCCGAGGGATTTACTGTAGCCGAAGCTGTCGATGTAATTGAAAACTTTGTTGATGACGGGAATCTCGACACCTCAGACGTTGACATCTTTATTGCCCCCCCAGAAAATGATATCCTCACTGATGAAGACTCTGGTCCAGAAGACGAAGGTGGTACCATAAATAATTTGAACGGTGGACAACTATCAGCTCCCGCAGAAATAAGAGTAAGAAGACTTTGTAATCTTGTTGAATCAAGTTGCACGGAACTACAAGATAAAAAACATCGAACCTGGATTGATGGCGACATGGAAGCTCAGAAGACTCTTGCTTTTCAAGCATACAACTACAGTAAGTTCAGTTCTTTAAGCCCAGTTGAACTTTTTGAGCTATTCATCAACAACAGTGTTATTGAATtgctagttaaaaatacaaacaagtacGCTTTATTCAAAAACTGCCCAGACCCAAAGGTTACGGAGGAAGAAATGAAATGCTTTTTAGCAATTTTGTTACTGTCAGGATACAATGAACTGCCTGGTAAGAAATGCTATTGGGATTCTGGACTagatatgaaaaatgaaatggtcTGTCAAGCAATGAGACGtgatagatttattcaaattatgcGCTTTTTGCACTGTGCAGATAACTCTGAGACAATTCCAAATGACAAAATGTGGAAAATGAGGCCACTTATGAACTTACTCAAATGTAAATGTCTTGACAATTTTGTACCATCTGAGTTTTTGTGTTTTGATGAGTCCATGGTAAAGTACTATGGCAAACATGGATGTAAGCAATTTTTGAAAGGGAAACCTATCCGTTTTGGCTACAAGATTTGGAGCCTAAATACTGATACTGGGTACTTGatcaattttgagatttttcaagGGAAGAACACAACAacaaatgaaacatattcaaagcTATTTGGGAAATCAGCAGCTCCTCTTGTATCAATGCTGGATGAAATACCTCAAGATGAGTTACCCTACCAGTTGTTTTTTGACAATTTGTTTACAAGTCCAGCACTGATGAAACATCTGAAAGATAGAGGTTATGGTTCTACAGGAACTGTCCgaatcaacagattgccaaaagACTGCCCTCTTTCATCAAAAAAAGATATGCAAAATGAATCTCGAGGAAGCTTtcaatgtaaaatagaaaaagaagatGGCATATTTGTCGCTCGCTGGAAAGACAATAGTGTTGTTACAGTCGCATCGACATCATATGGTATTGAGCCTATTGCTAGTGTGAAGCGCTTCTCTCAGTCAGAAAAGAAATATCTCCACATTCAACAACCCTTTGTGATAAAACAGTATAATCACCACATGGGAGGGACGGACCTTATGGATGAGGACATAAGCACCCACAGAATTGGGATCAGGGGAAAGAAGTGGTGGTGGCCTTTGTTTACATGGCTTATAGATCTGGGCACCACTAATGCTTGGCGACTTCTCAGATTGTCAGGGAACAAAATGACAAAACTGACATTTAGAAGAGAAATAGTTCAATGCTACTTAACAAGGTACAAGACTCCTCCAGCTCTTCCCGGCCCAAGTACTTCAAGAAAGGTCTTcgttgcaaaaaataaaaatagtctacGCTACGATGGTCTACATCACTATGTAATACCAACAGAAAAGCGCAGGAGGTGCGCAAATAGATTGTGCAGTTCTGTAGGAAGAACAGCTTGCAAAAAATGTGACGTCGGCCTGTGTGTAAAATGTTTCGAGAACTATCACAAACTGCAGTAG